Genomic segment of Benincasa hispida cultivar B227 chromosome 1, ASM972705v1, whole genome shotgun sequence:
ACAGATGAATCCATAGGGTAAACCGTATGCGGTGACAAACCGGGACCTTTGAAGATCTGATATATGTAGCACATCCCACGAGGTTAGTTATAATTCCAAGAGTGATCCACAAGATTATGAAGTAAAAAAGATGATCTGCTTTTCACTCACATCCTTTGGGACAAGGGTCTCCATATTAAAATCCATCCTTGGATTCACAGTTGCCAATTTCATTGAAAGAAACTGCATCAAATCAAACCCAACttagaaaactatatatatatatatatatacacctaCAGAATGTGGCAGATCTTTTGAATATTTGGTGATCACCTCGACTTGGCGCTGCAAAGACTGAACATAGTTTATAATTTCATCAAGCATGACTGCCTTCCCAGTTACCTGTTGTAAAAAATGCAACTCAAACGTTAGAACTATGTTTTAGGCTACGAAATTTCAAACTTAGATTGCAGAATTGTAAATTCCAAGCACCTTATTGCAACCGGGGACGAGATCCTGAAGAAACTTCATCCGTTTGCTGATTTTCTCGCGTCGGACCTgcacaaacaacaacaaaagaaaGCAATTGTAAGCATTTAAATCAGATTGAAGTGCAAAAGGAGTAATATACAAAGCATTTGTGCTTTAGCTTACTCTTTCAGCCAAACTGTGGCTATCTGTAGCTTGACCCCTTCTAGCTCTGACATGGATATAATCCTTTGGAGGCTCAGGCGGCTTTGAATTATCATTGTTTTGTTTCTGATTTGCATCCCCTGAAGTTTTTGTGCCATCTTTTGCCTCTGCCTTCCCTTTTGCAGCATTAATCTCTTTCTTGATAACTTCATCTGGCTTGATTTTCTTTCCATTTGATTCATGGTTTTCTACGGCAGCCTGAAACAAGAATATGCCATTGCCATTTTAGTTTCCACTCTGTTACATCAACAGATACAGAAGTTTGAAAAGGAAATATAAACAATAGACTCAAAATTTCTAAATATATACCTTCAGATCTTTTGCTTGACCAGTTTGAACTGATTTCCTTTTCCTAGTGTTGGTTTCAGCTTTACCTTTGAAACCCAATTCCCCAACTGTAATCTGCTCGGAAACCGAAGATCCTTCTCGCGAATCACCGGCATTTTCGGGGGTCGAAGACCTCGAAAACCTGTTCAGTACTTTCTTGTTAGGGATTGGCATTGAATTCCCCTTTTGAACTGGGCTTTGGTCACCTTCCTGAACCCCAATTTGAGATCCAATTCCACCAATGTTGAAGGATTTGTTACTTGAAACTCTAGAAAGCTTTCCAGATTCCACTCCAGCTCCAGCCATTGGTCTGTTACTCAATTCTTGAGTTTCATTAGAACCCAATTGCCCATTCAATCCCCCAAGATTCCTGTTCCCAAAACAAGAAAATCTCGCAGCCCTTTCAGCAAAACCAGGGTCAGCTGAAAATGGGGTCAGATTTTGATGATGGGGAATCAAATTCCCTCTGATCTGAGACTCCATGATCGACGATAAATTAAGCTTGGGAGGAGAATTCAAAGGCGTATTGTAACAAGAAGTGTTCGTACTATTGTTATTCGTTCCACCAATGTAAGAATGAGGCGAAATCTCACCAGAATTGCATATACTCCCAAGCCTTCCGATCAATTCTCGCATCATCGAGTTATCTCCACCGCTACCGCCGCCACCGCCGATTACGTGAGAATTCGCCGGAGAAGACACAATCGAACTCAAAGTAGACTCAAAGAGATCGCTCTGATCCATCGAATTTTCCCAATTGGGATTAAACAACCCACTCGAATTCAGCTCATTAGGTTGAATTTCCATCCCATAAAAACTGCATCCAGCATCGTTCATGAAGAATTCCTTCTCCATATCAACGAATTACACAAAATTCAGACAAAAAATCCAAACCCCAGATGAAGAATTGTGGCGAAATCAAAGAATCAACaaaaaaacaacaaacccaGAAACTTTCTCtgcaagaaaaagagaaaaaagaaaagagcaATGGCAGAGGGGAGGTTTTTGGTAAGTGAAAGGAAGAAACTACAATAATGAAATGATTTCTTTGTTAGTTTGTGGGCTCAAAATGGAGAAGATTAAAAagcaaaaaagagaaaagggagagagagagaagaaaagcaAAGCAAAGCAAATACAgaggaaagagagagagagagagttggaGTGTGAAATGTGGGGAAGTGGAGGGGAAGCAACATAGATAAAGGGAAGGAAATGTctgtttgacttttttttttttaaaaaaaaatcttttttttcctctctctttgAAAGTACTTCAAACAAAATAAAGAGAGATATTAAAATATTGTTAATAATATAATCAATTCATAATTTAATGTTACTTAGTTGTGTTCctatatgaaaatttaattgaaattgacATTAGAATATGCATGCAAATAGCCAAACATAACAACTCATTTAATAATATGATAAACTTTTTCCTTTCTAAAATTTTAGGTTCATATATCTCTTATTGCAATTATCATTTCAGTGTAGATTAATATATAGAATAGATTAAttgtattatataatatttttagaaataataaccAACCGTATAGCAACATTTctaaagaattgcaaatacaACAAAGTCTAGGGGTGGATCAATacgaaccgaaccgaatcgcacggttcggttttaaattcaattttggcattttaaaaaaaaatccatgttatattttttttaattaaaaaatagttcAGTTCGATTCgattttaaattcggttttgttctttaaattcggttttactctttttttaaataaataaatatatatatatatattaattaaaaacggTTCAGTTCGGTTTTCAAAAGTGAAACCAAACCGAACcaaattaattcggtttcaaaatttcttcaaaccggaTTCAAACCGGATCGAACCACATTTTTCGATTTCACTGGATTTTCGGTTCAGCTTTTAGAAACGATTCAATTTTTAcggtttgaatgaccacccctaACAAAGTCTATCAATTTAGACTCTATCGCTCATATATTCC
This window contains:
- the LOC120092307 gene encoding transcription factor bHLH62-like; the protein is MEKEFFMNDAGCSFYGMEIQPNELNSSGLFNPNWENSMDQSDLFESTLSSIVSSPANSHVIGGGGGSGGDNSMMRELIGRLGSICNSGEISPHSYIGGTNNNSTNTSCYNTPLNSPPKLNLSSIMESQIRGNLIPHHQNLTPFSADPGFAERAARFSCFGNRNLGGLNGQLGSNETQELSNRPMAGAGVESGKLSRVSSNKSFNIGGIGSQIGVQEGDQSPVQKGNSMPIPNKKVLNRFSRSSTPENAGDSREGSSVSEQITVGELGFKGKAETNTRKRKSVQTGQAKDLKAAVENHESNGKKIKPDEVIKKEINAAKGKAEAKDGTKTSGDANQKQNNDNSKPPEPPKDYIHVRARRGQATDSHSLAERVRREKISKRMKFLQDLVPGCNKVTGKAVMLDEIINYVQSLQRQVEFLSMKLATVNPRMDFNMETLVPKDIFKGPGLSPHTVYPMDSSVPQFAYDYQSTHMPALHSGVSNGTEKQFSVASASDVMQRNLSGQMPGGYNEVVNGIQISKFWEDELNTVVQMGYGQNQLQTANDEMKSEL